The Flavobacterium commune genome contains the following window.
ACCAGAAACATTCCGGTTGATTCATTAGCTGGGTATTCCGATTTCATGAAATCAAAAATCCTAACACTTCCTGAAGACTCTAAAAATATCTGGACAGCCAAGCAAACTTATTTAGCCTTAGGAAATTTGTTGAATGCAGCTGCGGAATTAAAAATTGACGTTACTCCAATGGAAGGATTTGTTCCTGAACAGGTAAACGAAATTTTAGGATTAGAAAAACTGGGATTAAACACTTCACTTATTGCAACATTAGGTTACAGACACGAAGAAGACGCCACCCAACATTATAAAAAAGTTAGAAAATCACAAGACGAATTATTTATCACTCTATAATTATTAATCAAATTTAAATCAAACAAAAATGAAAAATTTAAAAACAATTGCAATAGCATTATTCGTAGCAGCGGCTGGTATTTCAGTAAACGCACAAACTAAAAAAATTGACGCAAAAGCATCTTCTATCAAATGGGTAGGTAAAAAAGTAACCGGAGAGCACTCTGGAACTGTAAACTTCAAAGACGGAGCTGTAGTATTAAAAGGGAAAAAACTAGTTGGTGGTAGTTTTACTGTTGACATGACTTCTCTAACAGCTACTGATTTAACTGGAGAATACCAAGGAAAACTGAATGGTCACCTGAAAGCTGACGATTTCTTTGGAACTGAAAAATTCCCAACTTCTACTTTGGTTATCAAAAAAATTGGTGCAAAAGCTAAAGATGTTTATGCTGTAACTGCCGATTTAACTATCAAAGGAATCACTAAACCAGTTAATTTTGAACTAGCTGTGAAAGGAAATACTGCTACAACTGCATTCAAAGTGGACAGAACTAAATATGACATTAAATACGGTTC
Protein-coding sequences here:
- a CDS encoding YceI family protein; amino-acid sequence: MKNLKTIAIALFVAAAGISVNAQTKKIDAKASSIKWVGKKVTGEHSGTVNFKDGAVVLKGKKLVGGSFTVDMTSLTATDLTGEYQGKLNGHLKADDFFGTEKFPTSTLVIKKIGAKAKDVYAVTADLTIKGITKPVNFELAVKGNTATTAFKVDRTKYDIKYGSGNFFQGLGDKTINDDFELAVALKF
- a CDS encoding NAD(P)H-dependent oxidoreductase encodes the protein MSKFIENQNWRYATKKFDATKKISNEDLNILKEAIRLSSSSYGLQPYKVIIVESPELRAKIQPAAWGQSQIVEASHLIIFANETQLDEQHIDDYISNISETRNIPVDSLAGYSDFMKSKILTLPEDSKNIWTAKQTYLALGNLLNAAAELKIDVTPMEGFVPEQVNEILGLEKLGLNTSLIATLGYRHEEDATQHYKKVRKSQDELFITL